In one Polaribacter sp. ALD11 genomic region, the following are encoded:
- a CDS encoding App1 family protein, giving the protein MSFFKKDPLQIIIFQSYGRDNHFYVRGRALQDENINLERKNIFSLLINSWKRFESDEVKNTSLTITLSNNYKIETKTDEKGYFVVEKNLKNLSELTNSEGWLHFEVSYTNANQGRKINNKNRFSGELLIPSETAEFGVASDIDDTILHTGVISKLKWRLVINTFFVSPFKRKALVGASDFYSLLHLGKSGKNANPFFYVSHSPWNLYNYLDYFLKKNNFPKGAILLRSVGNMFQKKTREEKPQKQKEIINILNTYPQLSFILIGDAGEHDADIYMEIAKNHPKRIKAIYLRSVLHSKKMKRIEMLIENYSDTQFMIVHSSKDAIIHARKHGFVA; this is encoded by the coding sequence ATGTCATTTTTCAAAAAAGACCCCTTACAAATTATTATTTTTCAAAGCTATGGTAGAGATAATCATTTTTATGTTAGAGGAAGGGCTTTACAAGATGAAAATATCAATCTAGAAAGAAAAAATATTTTTAGCCTATTGATAAATTCTTGGAAACGCTTTGAGAGTGATGAAGTTAAAAACACTTCTCTAACAATTACACTTTCAAATAACTATAAAATTGAAACCAAAACCGATGAGAAAGGTTATTTTGTTGTAGAAAAAAATTTAAAAAACTTATCTGAGTTAACAAATAGTGAGGGTTGGTTACATTTTGAAGTTTCCTATACTAATGCTAACCAAGGTAGAAAAATAAATAATAAAAACAGGTTCTCTGGTGAGTTACTAATTCCTTCAGAAACTGCTGAATTTGGAGTAGCTAGTGATATTGATGATACCATTCTACACACAGGTGTTATTTCAAAATTAAAATGGAGACTTGTAATAAACACATTCTTTGTGTCTCCTTTTAAAAGAAAAGCACTGGTTGGTGCTTCCGATTTTTACAGTTTATTACACTTGGGGAAGTCTGGTAAAAACGCAAATCCTTTTTTTTATGTAAGTCATAGCCCATGGAATTTGTATAACTACTTAGATTATTTTTTAAAGAAGAATAACTTTCCTAAAGGAGCAATATTATTAAGAAGTGTTGGAAACATGTTTCAGAAGAAAACACGTGAAGAAAAACCTCAAAAGCAAAAAGAAATTATTAATATTTTAAATACATACCCTCAATTGTCTTTTATTTTAATTGGTGATGCTGGTGAACATGATGCAGATATCTACATGGAGATTGCTAAAAATCACCCAAAAAGAATTAAAGCAATTTATTTAAGAAGCGTATTGCATAGTAAAAAAATGAAAAGAATTGAAATGCTCATCGAAAATTATTCTGATACTCAATTTATGATTGTACATTCTTCTAAAGATGCAATTATACATGCCAGAAAACATGGTTTTGTTGCATAA
- the pckA gene encoding phosphoenolpyruvate carboxykinase (ATP) — protein MINLNTKSISLDNLGIKNATVRYQLSSDELHAETLEKEQGVESSLGAIAVNTGEFTGRSPKDRFIVKDNVTKDEVWWSDINLPFDSDKFDALYNKVADYLSEKEIFVRDSYACADEDYKLNIRVVNEQPWTNMFAHNMFLRPTAEELKDFSPEWTVINAPGFMADPEVDGTRQHNFAILNFTRKIALIGGTGYTGEIKKGIFSALNFILPVYKNTLPMHCSANVGKDGDTAIFFGLSGTGKTTLSTDPDRSLIGDDEHGWTAENTVFNFEGGCYAKVINLSQEQEPEIFAAIKKGAILENVVMDDKGVIDFADTSITQNTRVSYPIYHIDNIQKPSIGKNPKNIFFLTADAFGVLPPISKLTPNQAAYHFISGYTAKVAGTEAGITEPTPSFSACFGAPFMPLHPTRYAEMLSKKMKDAGVNVWLINTGWSGGQYGVGRRMPLKYTRAMISAVLNGDLGSYKYEDYHIHSVFGVAQPRSCPGVPAELLSPRATWNNDEAYYKTAFKLSNAFRENFTQFEDAASEEIRRGGPQRYAF, from the coding sequence ATGATAAATCTAAATACGAAATCGATTTCGTTAGACAATTTAGGAATCAAAAATGCAACAGTTCGTTACCAATTATCATCTGACGAATTGCACGCAGAAACTTTAGAAAAAGAGCAAGGAGTTGAGTCTTCTTTAGGAGCAATTGCGGTAAACACTGGGGAGTTTACAGGACGTTCGCCTAAAGACAGGTTTATTGTAAAAGATAATGTAACAAAAGATGAGGTTTGGTGGAGTGATATTAACCTACCATTTGATTCTGATAAATTTGATGCTCTTTATAATAAGGTTGCAGATTACCTTTCAGAAAAAGAAATTTTTGTGAGAGATTCTTATGCTTGTGCAGATGAAGACTATAAGTTAAACATACGAGTTGTAAATGAACAGCCTTGGACTAATATGTTTGCACATAACATGTTTTTACGTCCTACAGCTGAAGAATTGAAAGATTTTTCTCCGGAATGGACCGTAATAAATGCGCCAGGTTTTATGGCAGATCCAGAAGTAGATGGAACACGTCAGCATAACTTTGCTATTTTAAACTTTACTAGAAAAATTGCTTTAATTGGCGGAACTGGATATACAGGAGAAATTAAAAAAGGAATTTTCTCTGCGTTGAACTTTATATTGCCTGTTTATAAAAATACATTGCCAATGCATTGTTCTGCAAACGTTGGTAAAGACGGGGATACAGCAATTTTCTTCGGATTATCTGGAACAGGAAAAACAACACTTTCTACAGATCCTGATAGAAGTTTAATTGGGGATGATGAACATGGTTGGACTGCAGAAAACACCGTTTTTAATTTTGAAGGAGGTTGTTATGCAAAAGTGATTAATTTATCGCAAGAACAAGAACCAGAAATTTTTGCAGCAATTAAAAAAGGAGCAATTCTAGAAAATGTTGTAATGGATGATAAAGGAGTTATCGATTTTGCAGATACTTCAATCACCCAAAATACAAGAGTTAGTTATCCTATTTATCATATAGACAATATTCAAAAACCATCAATTGGTAAAAATCCAAAAAATATCTTCTTTTTAACTGCAGATGCTTTTGGTGTTTTGCCTCCAATTTCTAAATTAACTCCAAATCAAGCCGCATATCATTTTATATCTGGTTATACAGCAAAAGTAGCTGGAACAGAAGCAGGTATTACAGAACCAACACCTAGCTTTTCAGCTTGTTTTGGTGCACCTTTTATGCCTTTACATCCAACAAGATACGCAGAAATGCTAAGTAAAAAGATGAAAGATGCAGGGGTTAATGTTTGGTTGATAAATACAGGTTGGTCTGGAGGCCAATACGGAGTAGGAAGAAGGATGCCTTTAAAATATACAAGAGCAATGATTTCTGCTGTTTTAAACGGTGATTTAGGAAGCTATAAATATGAGGATTATCATATTCATTCTGTTTTCGGAGTAGCACAACCAAGAAGTTGTCCTGGAGTTCCAGCAGAATTATTAAGTCCAAGAGCAACTTGGAATAATGATGAAGCATATTATAAAACAGCGTTTAAATTATCTAATGCTTTTAGAGAAAATTTTACACAATTTGAAGATGCTGCAAGTGAGGAGATTCGTAGAGGAGGTCCTCAACGTTATGCCTTTTAA
- a CDS encoding DUF1328 domain-containing protein, with the protein MLRWTITFVVIALIAAVLGFGGIAGASAGIAKILFFVFLVLFVLSLIKGGIKK; encoded by the coding sequence ATGTTACGTTGGACAATCACATTTGTAGTAATCGCATTAATAGCAGCAGTATTAGGATTTGGTGGAATCGCAGGAGCTTCTGCAGGAATTGCTAAAATTTTATTCTTTGTATTTTTAGTGTTATTCGTATTATCTTTAATTAAAGGTGGTATCAAGAAATAA
- a CDS encoding sodium-translocating pyrophosphatase — MESMMIWMPIAMALLGLIYMLVKKSWVMKQDAGDGKMKEISDHIYEGALAFLNAEYRLLAIFVVGASIVLAGVSFMVESTHILIVVAFIIGAIFSAFAGNMGMKIATKTNVRTTQAAKTSLPNALKVSFGGGTVMGLGVAGLAVLGLTAFFIVFYQLFMNGEWVATEFGGKMMEPGDIMIVVLETLAGFSLGAESIALFARVGGGIYTKAADVGADLAGKVQADIPEDDPRNPATIADNVGDNVGDVAGMGADLFGSYVATVLAAMVLGNYVIKDMTTAGTFVMDAFGGIGPILLPMSIAGVGIIISLIGTFLVKISSNDAKEADVQKALNIGNWASILMVAAACYGLVTWMLPETMQMDFFGEGLQDISSMRVFYACLVGLVVGAGISAFTEYYTGLGSKPILKIVQQSSTGAGTNIIAGLATGMISTFSSVLLFAAAIWASYALAGFYGVALAASAMMATTAMQLAIDAFGPIADNAGGIAEMSEQDPIVRERTDILDAVGNTTAATGKGFAIASAALTSLALFAAYVTFTGIDGINIFKAPVLAMLFVGGMVPVVFSALAMNAVGKAAMEMVNEVVRQFKEIPGIMEGTGKPEYDKCVAISTKASLKEMMLPGILTIGFPILVVLVGKLVYQENNMLVAEMLGGYMAGVTVSGVLWAIFQNNAGGAWDNAKKSFEAGVEINGVMTYKGSEAHKAAVTGDTVGDPFKDTSGPSMNILIKLTCLIGLVIAPILGGHSDGINKKAVVEIEMINNYEGIKGGENLNNKTETTVEMLSNDSNGNVTANVEIRKTVNGKTTITEKTLVGSEEEVRTQLKDIEGVKIKIKDKN; from the coding sequence ATGGAATCAATGATGATTTGGATGCCAATTGCAATGGCATTATTAGGGCTGATATATATGCTTGTAAAAAAATCTTGGGTAATGAAACAAGATGCAGGTGATGGGAAAATGAAAGAAATTTCTGACCACATATATGAAGGAGCTTTGGCTTTTCTAAATGCTGAATATAGATTACTAGCAATTTTCGTAGTTGGAGCAAGTATTGTTTTAGCAGGTGTATCATTTATGGTAGAATCAACTCACATTCTTATTGTAGTTGCTTTTATCATAGGAGCTATCTTTTCTGCTTTTGCAGGAAACATGGGAATGAAAATTGCAACAAAAACAAATGTTAGAACTACACAAGCGGCAAAAACGAGTCTCCCAAATGCACTAAAAGTTTCTTTTGGCGGTGGTACTGTTATGGGGTTAGGAGTTGCTGGTTTAGCGGTACTAGGTTTAACGGCATTCTTTATTGTATTCTATCAATTGTTTATGAACGGAGAATGGGTGGCTACTGAATTTGGTGGCAAAATGATGGAACCAGGAGACATAATGATTGTTGTCTTAGAAACATTAGCTGGTTTCTCTTTAGGTGCAGAATCTATCGCTTTATTTGCAAGAGTTGGTGGTGGTATTTACACAAAAGCTGCTGATGTAGGAGCCGATTTAGCAGGTAAAGTACAAGCTGATATTCCTGAAGATGACCCGAGAAACCCAGCAACTATTGCAGATAATGTTGGGGATAATGTTGGTGATGTTGCTGGTATGGGTGCAGATTTATTTGGTTCTTATGTAGCAACAGTTTTAGCTGCTATGGTACTAGGTAATTATGTTATTAAAGATATGACTACTGCCGGAACATTTGTAATGGATGCGTTTGGCGGAATTGGACCAATCTTATTACCAATGTCTATTGCTGGTGTAGGAATTATTATTTCTCTTATTGGAACCTTCTTAGTAAAAATTTCATCTAATGACGCAAAAGAAGCTGATGTTCAAAAAGCATTAAACATCGGTAACTGGGCATCAATTTTAATGGTAGCTGCTGCATGTTATGGTTTAGTAACTTGGATGTTACCAGAAACAATGCAAATGGATTTCTTTGGTGAGGGGCTTCAAGACATTTCTTCTATGAGAGTGTTTTATGCTTGTTTAGTTGGTTTAGTGGTTGGTGCCGGAATCTCTGCGTTTACTGAATACTATACTGGCTTAGGATCAAAACCAATTTTAAAAATCGTACAACAATCTAGTACAGGAGCAGGAACAAATATTATTGCAGGTTTAGCTACGGGTATGATTTCTACGTTCTCTTCTGTTTTATTATTTGCTGCAGCAATATGGGCTTCTTATGCTTTAGCTGGATTTTATGGAGTTGCTTTGGCTGCTTCTGCTATGATGGCAACAACAGCAATGCAATTAGCTATCGATGCTTTCGGGCCAATTGCAGATAATGCTGGTGGTATTGCAGAAATGAGTGAACAAGATCCTATTGTTAGAGAAAGAACAGATATTTTAGATGCTGTTGGTAATACAACTGCTGCAACAGGTAAAGGTTTTGCCATTGCTTCTGCTGCATTAACATCGTTAGCTTTATTTGCTGCCTACGTAACTTTTACTGGTATTGATGGAATTAATATTTTTAAAGCCCCAGTACTAGCCATGTTGTTTGTTGGTGGTATGGTTCCTGTTGTGTTTTCTGCATTAGCAATGAATGCTGTTGGTAAAGCTGCCATGGAAATGGTAAACGAAGTAGTAAGACAGTTTAAAGAAATTCCTGGAATTATGGAAGGAACTGGGAAACCAGAATATGATAAATGTGTCGCTATTTCTACAAAAGCATCTTTAAAAGAAATGATGTTACCAGGTATCTTAACTATAGGCTTTCCAATACTTGTTGTATTAGTCGGTAAACTAGTCTATCAAGAGAATAATATGTTGGTTGCAGAAATGCTAGGTGGTTATATGGCTGGTGTTACTGTTTCTGGTGTGCTTTGGGCTATTTTTCAGAATAATGCTGGTGGTGCATGGGATAATGCTAAAAAATCTTTTGAAGCAGGTGTAGAAATTAACGGAGTGATGACGTATAAAGGTTCGGAAGCACACAAAGCTGCTGTAACTGGAGATACTGTTGGAGACCCTTTTAAAGACACTTCTGGGCCATCTATGAATATTTTAATTAAACTTACGTGTTTAATCGGGTTGGTAATTGCACCTATTTTAGGAGGACATTCTGACGGAATTAATAAGAAAGCCGTTGTAGAAATTGAAATGATTAATAATTATGAAGGAATAAAAGGTGGAGAAAATTTAAATAACAAAACAGAAACCACTGTAGAAATGCTGTCAAACGATTCTAATGGAAATGTTACTGCTAATGTAGAGATAAGAAAAACTGTAAATGGAAAAACAACCATTACAGAAAAAACTTTAGTAGGTTCAGAGGAAGAAGTTAGAACTCAGTTAAAAGATATTGAAGGAGTGAAAATTAAAATTAAGGATAAAAATTAA
- a CDS encoding YtxH domain-containing protein translates to MSNSSNTIVGLLAGTVIGATLGVLFAPDKGEKTRQRISEEALAAKDKMAEKASEIKAQVSSTVIDSKESLDIQLDKVVSNVSHKAQDVIATLENKLKELKDKSKKLQKPA, encoded by the coding sequence ATGAGTAATAGTAGCAACACAATAGTAGGTTTATTAGCAGGAACAGTAATTGGTGCAACTTTAGGTGTTTTGTTTGCCCCAGATAAAGGAGAAAAAACAAGACAAAGAATATCTGAAGAAGCTTTAGCAGCTAAGGATAAAATGGCAGAAAAGGCTTCTGAAATTAAAGCACAAGTTTCTTCTACAGTAATAGACAGTAAAGAAAGTTTAGATATACAATTAGACAAAGTAGTTTCTAATGTAAGTCATAAAGCTCAAGATGTAATAGCAACTTTAGAGAATAAATTAAAGGAATTGAAAGATAAGAGTAAGAAATTACAAAAACCTGCATAA
- a CDS encoding PA2169 family four-helix-bundle protein, whose amino-acid sequence MNTYTKEVGKKLNALLEKTYDAEKGFKKAAENIENESLKRYFTKKAEERYTFGHDLKKEISSFNQEIDKGGSVAGTVHRAWMDVKSLFSLDDEESMLEEAIRGEKASVEEYNDVLKEIDLPSSTKNILEAQKKTIENGLYNIKSLEEL is encoded by the coding sequence ATGAATACTTACACAAAAGAAGTTGGGAAAAAATTAAATGCTCTTTTAGAGAAAACCTATGATGCAGAAAAAGGTTTTAAAAAAGCAGCAGAAAATATTGAGAACGAATCTCTAAAGAGATACTTTACCAAAAAAGCAGAAGAAAGATACACATTTGGTCATGATTTAAAAAAGGAAATTAGTTCTTTTAATCAAGAAATCGATAAAGGAGGAAGTGTCGCAGGAACAGTACACAGAGCTTGGATGGATGTTAAATCTTTGTTTTCATTAGATGATGAAGAATCGATGTTAGAAGAAGCTATTAGAGGAGAAAAAGCTTCTGTTGAAGAATATAATGATGTTTTAAAGGAGATTGATTTACCTTCAAGCACAAAAAATATTTTAGAAGCACAAAAAAAGACCATTGAAAACGGACTTTATAATATTAAGTCTTTAGAAGAACTTTAG
- a CDS encoding AraC family transcriptional regulator, translating into MITIEIIADSPKDTLEQLQEALGGYIEEHWSECTLIIDNKNASGEVKFTPFDWGVNLLDFDITFHKEVILKVKAHSEFNPIRFLYSSRGSLKHRFGFDNEEKMIEQFQSLIFTNKIGGYNYIHFPKNEALEINVIQIVRKDFLKKRTTKISTLNKKLYEVFVDTDHENRFSHFGTLNLKMADLIKGLKKIKGTGMLRILKIEAKVYEVLSLHIQQHNRLLEGIPLPTSLVKSELKIIRKFSSIILKNPEKEYSLEELSLQSGLTQSKLQDGFKFLYNRTVTEYIRHVRLESARDLIRTTDLNISQIVYTIGFSSRSYFSKIFREKYNITPNQFKKKLLTVLEK; encoded by the coding sequence ATGATTACAATTGAAATAATTGCGGATAGTCCGAAAGATACACTTGAGCAACTTCAAGAAGCTTTAGGTGGCTATATAGAAGAGCATTGGAGTGAGTGCACTTTAATTATTGATAATAAAAATGCTTCAGGTGAAGTTAAATTTACTCCTTTCGATTGGGGTGTAAATTTATTAGATTTCGATATTACTTTTCACAAAGAGGTTATTTTAAAAGTGAAAGCTCATAGTGAATTTAATCCTATTCGGTTTTTATACTCTTCACGAGGCTCATTAAAACATCGATTTGGTTTTGATAACGAAGAAAAAATGATTGAACAGTTTCAATCCTTAATATTTACAAATAAAATAGGTGGTTATAATTATATTCATTTTCCTAAGAATGAAGCTTTAGAAATAAATGTTATTCAAATAGTTCGAAAAGATTTTTTAAAAAAAAGAACTACAAAAATATCTACTCTTAATAAAAAATTATATGAAGTTTTTGTAGATACAGATCACGAAAATAGGTTTTCTCATTTTGGTACTCTAAACCTTAAAATGGCTGACCTTATTAAAGGTTTGAAAAAAATAAAAGGAACAGGAATGTTACGTATTCTTAAGATTGAAGCTAAAGTTTATGAAGTTTTATCTTTACACATACAACAACACAACAGGCTCTTAGAAGGTATACCTTTACCTACTTCTTTAGTAAAAAGTGAATTAAAAATAATACGAAAATTTAGTAGTATCATTTTAAAAAATCCAGAAAAAGAATACTCTTTAGAGGAACTTTCTTTACAATCTGGTTTAACCCAATCTAAATTACAAGATGGTTTTAAATTCTTATACAATAGAACTGTAACAGAATATATAAGACACGTTCGTTTAGAATCTGCAAGAGATTTAATAAGAACTACAGATTTAAATATCTCTCAAATAGTTTACACTATTGGCTTTAGTAGTAGAAGTTATTTTTCTAAAATATTCAGAGAAAAATACAACATTACACCTAACCAATTTAAGAAAAAACTTTTAACAGTTTTAGAAAAATAA
- a CDS encoding saccharopine dehydrogenase family protein, whose product MKNILIIGAGKSSSALIKYLLDKSNEEHLFLTIGDISTENANKLINNHKNAEAIVLDVYDKNQREKLIKKADIVISMLPARFHIEVAKDCITFNKHMVTASYISEEMKALDAQAKEKGLVFMNEIGLDPGIDHMSAMQIIDKIKSNGAKMLLFESFCGGIVAPESDTNLWNYKFTWNPRNVVLAGQGGAAMFIQEGTYKYIPYSKLFRRTEFLKVNNAKFEAYANRDSLKYRSVYGLDNISTMYRGTIRKVGFSRAWNIFVQLGMTDDSYTIEESENMSYRDFVNLFLAYSPSDSVELKLRSYLKIDQDDLMWEKLLELDLFNPKKKIGIKNATPAKMLQKILEDSWTLEENDKDMIVMQHLFGYEINGEKHQIESSLVVIGENQTYTAMAKTVGLPVGIAALKILKGEIKTPGVQLPITKEVYEPILKELENHGIKFAEKEVPYLGYNPNHVMG is encoded by the coding sequence ATGAAAAACATTCTAATTATTGGTGCTGGAAAATCGAGTTCTGCTCTCATTAAATATTTACTAGATAAATCTAATGAAGAACATCTTTTTTTAACCATTGGAGACATTTCAACAGAAAATGCAAATAAATTGATTAATAATCATAAAAATGCTGAAGCCATAGTTTTAGATGTTTATGACAAAAATCAGCGTGAAAAACTCATCAAAAAGGCAGACATCGTAATTTCTATGTTGCCTGCAAGATTTCATATAGAAGTAGCTAAAGATTGCATCACTTTTAACAAACACATGGTAACTGCTTCATATATTTCTGAAGAAATGAAGGCATTAGATGCTCAAGCGAAAGAAAAAGGCTTGGTTTTTATGAATGAAATTGGTCTAGATCCTGGAATTGACCATATGAGCGCAATGCAAATAATTGATAAAATTAAAAGTAATGGTGCTAAAATGCTGTTATTTGAATCTTTTTGCGGAGGCATCGTTGCGCCAGAAAGCGATACTAATTTATGGAATTATAAATTTACTTGGAACCCTAGAAACGTTGTTTTAGCAGGACAAGGTGGAGCCGCAATGTTTATACAAGAAGGCACTTATAAATACATTCCTTATAGTAAATTATTTAGAAGAACTGAATTTCTAAAAGTTAACAATGCAAAGTTTGAAGCCTACGCTAATAGAGATTCTTTAAAATATAGAAGTGTTTATGGTTTAGATAATATTTCTACAATGTACAGAGGAACCATTAGAAAAGTAGGTTTTTCTAGAGCTTGGAACATTTTTGTACAATTAGGAATGACTGATGACTCTTATACAATAGAAGAATCTGAGAACATGAGTTATCGAGATTTTGTGAATTTATTTTTAGCCTATTCTCCTTCTGATTCTGTAGAATTAAAATTACGTTCTTATCTAAAAATAGATCAAGATGATTTAATGTGGGAAAAATTATTAGAGTTAGATCTTTTTAATCCGAAGAAAAAAATTGGAATTAAAAATGCAACTCCAGCTAAAATGCTTCAGAAAATTTTAGAAGATTCTTGGACTTTAGAAGAAAACGATAAAGATATGATTGTAATGCAACATCTCTTTGGGTATGAAATTAATGGAGAAAAACATCAAATAGAAAGTAGTTTGGTAGTGATTGGTGAAAACCAGACCTATACTGCGATGGCTAAAACAGTTGGTTTGCCTGTTGGAATAGCTGCTTTAAAAATTTTAAAAGGTGAAATTAAAACTCCTGGTGTTCAGCTTCCAATTACAAAAGAGGTTTATGAACCTATTTTAAAAGAATTAGAGAACCATGGAATAAAATTTGCAGAGAAAGAGGTACCATATCTAGGATATAATCCTAATCACGTGATGGGATAA
- a CDS encoding tRNA1(Val) (adenine(37)-N6)-methyltransferase: protein MKKPFQFKEFTIHQDKTAMKVGTDGVLLGAWCSVNDYPDAILDIGSGTGVVSLMIAQRSDAMTIDAVEVDENAYEQTVENFEKSDWGDRLYCYNATFQEFANEIGEEEENYDLIVSNPPFYTEDFETEDAARNKARFTSSLSFSALIIGVVKILSKNGIFSTIIPFREEVDFINIAKENGLFLNKVCRVQGNETSEIKRSLLEFSFNEIEIKEENLIIEIERHQYTEDYINLTKDFYLKM from the coding sequence ATGAAAAAACCATTCCAATTTAAAGAGTTCACAATTCATCAAGATAAAACAGCTATGAAAGTTGGTACAGATGGTGTTTTATTAGGTGCTTGGTGTTCTGTTAATGATTATCCGGATGCTATTCTAGATATAGGATCTGGAACTGGAGTAGTTTCTTTAATGATTGCACAACGTTCAGATGCAATGACAATAGATGCAGTTGAGGTTGATGAAAATGCATACGAACAAACTGTAGAAAATTTTGAGAAATCTGATTGGGGAGATCGTTTGTATTGCTACAATGCTACTTTTCAGGAATTTGCAAATGAAATAGGTGAAGAGGAGGAGAATTACGATTTAATCGTTTCGAATCCGCCTTTTTATACAGAGGATTTTGAAACGGAAGATGCTGCTAGAAATAAAGCACGATTTACTTCTTCACTTTCTTTTTCAGCATTAATTATTGGAGTTGTTAAAATTTTATCGAAAAATGGAATTTTCTCAACTATAATTCCTTTTAGAGAAGAGGTAGATTTCATCAATATAGCAAAAGAAAATGGATTGTTTTTAAATAAGGTTTGTAGGGTTCAAGGGAATGAAACTTCAGAAATAAAAAGAAGTTTACTCGAGTTTTCTTTCAATGAAATCGAAATAAAAGAAGAAAACTTAATTATAGAAATTGAGCGTCATCAATATACAGAAGACTATATTAATTTAACGAAAGATTTTTATTTGAAAATGTAA
- a CDS encoding inorganic diphosphatase has product MSPKEKITFDVLIEIPKGSRNKYEYDFDLKKIRFDRMLFSSMMYPADYGFVPETLALDDDPLDVLVLGHEPTFPMCVIEVKPIGVFHMTDEKGPDEKIICVPISDPIWNDKEDISDLNPHRLKEIEHFFKVYKDLEKKKVDVGGWGDANEAIQIFKDCVERYEKSDYKKTNNFKI; this is encoded by the coding sequence ATGAGTCCAAAAGAAAAGATAACTTTCGATGTTTTAATTGAAATACCTAAAGGAAGTAGAAATAAATACGAGTATGATTTTGATTTGAAAAAAATCCGTTTCGACAGAATGTTGTTCTCTTCTATGATGTATCCTGCAGATTATGGTTTTGTGCCAGAAACATTAGCTTTAGATGATGATCCTTTAGACGTTTTAGTTTTAGGACATGAACCAACTTTTCCTATGTGTGTTATTGAAGTAAAACCTATTGGAGTTTTTCACATGACAGACGAAAAAGGACCGGATGAAAAAATTATTTGTGTACCAATTTCAGATCCTATTTGGAATGATAAAGAGGATATTTCTGATTTGAACCCTCATAGACTTAAAGAAATAGAACACTTCTTTAAAGTATACAAAGATTTAGAGAAGAAAAAGGTAGATGTAGGTGGTTGGGGAGATGCTAACGAAGCAATCCAAATTTTTAAAGATTGTGTTGAGAGATACGAAAAAAGTGACTACAAAAAGACTAATAATTTCAAGATATAG
- a CDS encoding hemerythrin domain-containing protein, whose product MNIYEEIRKDHDKQRQLLNKLVATSGDSESRDKLFKAIKVELEIHANAEERHFYKPLISNDMMQEKARHGIAEHHEIDELIEQLKEIAYDSSAWLKIAKDLKEKVEHHLKDEEHQFFQLSGKVFSESEKKSLAKEYRDYMSKNLKK is encoded by the coding sequence ATGAACATTTACGAAGAAATTAGAAAAGACCATGACAAGCAAAGACAACTTTTAAATAAGTTAGTAGCAACTTCAGGTGATTCTGAAAGTAGAGATAAATTATTTAAAGCTATAAAAGTAGAATTAGAAATACATGCAAATGCAGAAGAACGCCACTTCTATAAACCATTAATCTCTAATGATATGATGCAAGAAAAGGCAAGACACGGTATTGCAGAGCATCATGAAATAGATGAGTTAATAGAACAGTTAAAAGAAATAGCTTATGATTCTTCTGCTTGGTTAAAAATAGCGAAAGATTTAAAAGAAAAGGTAGAACATCATTTAAAGGATGAGGAGCATCAATTTTTTCAACTGTCTGGAAAAGTGTTTTCAGAAAGTGAAAAAAAATCTTTGGCAAAAGAATACAGAGATTATATGAGTAAAAATTTAAAAAAATAA
- a CDS encoding DUF423 domain-containing protein translates to MFKNLIITSFLGMLTIILGAFGAHALKETLTPEQLLSFETAVRYQMYHVIVLLFVNTYSGFSSIKKNTISWLFFFGILFFSGSIYAIQLTEITAKSIWFITPIGGLLFVTGWLFMIIYFLKETLKK, encoded by the coding sequence ATGTTTAAAAATTTAATAATTACTAGTTTTTTAGGAATGTTGACTATCATTTTAGGTGCTTTTGGGGCCCATGCTTTAAAAGAGACTTTAACTCCAGAGCAATTATTGAGCTTTGAAACTGCTGTTCGTTATCAGATGTATCATGTAATTGTTTTACTGTTTGTAAATACCTATAGTGGCTTTTCTTCTATTAAAAAAAATACTATAAGTTGGTTGTTTTTCTTCGGAATATTATTTTTCTCGGGTTCTATATATGCGATTCAGTTAACAGAAATAACTGCAAAATCAATTTGGTTTATAACACCAATTGGAGGTTTGTTATTTGTAACAGGTTGGCTTTTTATGATTATTTATTTCTTAAAGGAAACATTAAAAAAGTAA